One genomic segment of Streptomyces liangshanensis includes these proteins:
- a CDS encoding glutamyl-tRNA reductase — protein sequence MSLLVVGLSHRSAPVSVLERASLSTDSQIKLLQDSLAAEPATEAAVLATCNRIELYADVDKFHAGVAELSTLLAQHSGVGLDELTPYLYVHYEDRAVHHLFSVACGLDSMVVGEGQILGQIKDALALGQELHTAGRLLNDLFQQALRVGKRAHSETGIDRAGQSLVTFGLEQLAAGAAVEAWAKDKRALVIGAGSMSSLAAATLARAGVEEIVIANRTAPRAERLAQILTEPGGTGVRARAVTMGAVPGELTRADIAVSCTGATGLVLAADTVEAALTGRTAPLALLDLAMPRDIDAGAHRLGGIRFVDIESLAEASADAPMAADVELVRTIVSDEVAAFGAAQRAAHITPTVVALRAMAADVVSTEVARLEGRLPDLDEKQRAEITRTVRRVVDKLLHAPTVRVKQLASEPGGAGYADALRELFDLDPQTVAAVSRADLNDTDGVGRGRV from the coding sequence ATGAGTCTCCTCGTCGTCGGACTGAGCCACCGCAGCGCGCCGGTGAGCGTGCTGGAGCGCGCGTCGCTCTCCACCGACTCGCAGATCAAGCTGTTGCAGGACTCGCTCGCCGCGGAGCCCGCCACCGAGGCGGCCGTCCTCGCCACCTGCAACCGCATCGAGCTGTACGCCGACGTCGACAAGTTCCACGCCGGGGTCGCCGAGCTGTCCACCTTGCTCGCGCAGCACAGCGGTGTCGGGCTCGACGAGCTCACCCCCTACCTCTACGTGCACTACGAGGACCGGGCCGTCCACCACCTCTTCTCGGTGGCCTGCGGCCTGGACTCCATGGTCGTCGGCGAGGGACAGATCCTCGGGCAGATCAAGGACGCGCTGGCCCTCGGGCAGGAGCTGCACACCGCGGGCCGGCTGCTCAACGACCTGTTCCAGCAGGCCCTGCGGGTCGGCAAGCGCGCCCACAGCGAGACCGGCATCGACCGGGCCGGACAGTCCCTGGTCACCTTCGGGCTCGAACAGCTCGCCGCCGGCGCGGCCGTCGAGGCCTGGGCCAAGGACAAGCGGGCCCTGGTGATCGGCGCCGGCTCGATGTCCTCGCTCGCCGCCGCCACCCTCGCGCGGGCCGGCGTCGAGGAGATCGTCATCGCCAACCGCACCGCGCCCCGCGCCGAGCGGCTCGCCCAGATCCTCACCGAGCCCGGCGGCACCGGCGTCCGCGCCAGGGCCGTGACCATGGGCGCCGTCCCCGGCGAACTGACACGTGCCGACATCGCCGTGTCCTGTACGGGCGCGACGGGCCTGGTCCTCGCCGCCGACACCGTCGAGGCCGCCCTGACCGGCCGTACCGCACCCCTGGCCCTGCTCGACCTCGCCATGCCCCGTGACATCGACGCCGGCGCGCACCGCCTCGGCGGCATCCGGTTCGTGGACATCGAGTCGCTCGCCGAGGCCTCCGCCGACGCCCCCATGGCCGCCGACGTCGAACTGGTGCGCACGATCGTCTCCGACGAGGTGGCCGCCTTCGGCGCCGCTCAGCGCGCCGCGCACATCACTCCGACCGTGGTCGCCCTGCGCGCCATGGCCGCGGACGTGGTCAGCACCGAAGTGGCCCGCCTCGAAGGCAGGCTCCCCGACCTGGACGAGAAGCAGCGCGCCGAGATCACGCGTACGGTGCGCCGTGTCGTCGACAAACTCCTGCACGCGCCCACCGTGCGGGTCAAGCAGCTGGCGAGCGAGCCCGGCGGCGCCGGATACGCGGACGCGCTGCGTGAACTCTTCGACCTCGACCCGCAGACGGTCGCCGCCGTCAGCCGGGCCGACCTGAATGACACCGACGGTGTAGGCAGAGGGCGAGTATGA
- the hemC gene encoding hydroxymethylbilane synthase, whose protein sequence is MTEKALRPERPLRPDKAPGPGRPLRLGTRRSKLALAQSGQVARAVTELTGRPVELVEITTYGDTSRENLAQIGGTGVFVTALRDALLRGEVDFAVHSLKDLPTGQPDDLTLAAVPVREDPRDVLVARDGLRLDQLPPDARVGTGSPRRAAQLNAYARNHGLSIRTAPIRGNIDTRLEHVRSGEFDAVVLAAAGLHRIGRIGEVTEFLSVDTVLPAPGQGALAVECAAVNVDLAAVLAGLDDPRSRVAVTAERSLLAALEAGCSAPVGALADLLAEEQVVNEMRLRGVVGTTDGSTLVQLSTTGPVPTSHGDAIALGRELASDMLAKGAAGLMGERP, encoded by the coding sequence ATGACCGAGAAGGCACTGAGGCCCGAGAGGCCTCTGCGGCCCGACAAGGCCCCCGGGCCCGGACGGCCGCTGAGGCTGGGTACCCGACGCAGCAAGCTCGCCCTGGCGCAGTCCGGGCAAGTCGCCCGGGCCGTGACGGAGTTGACCGGGCGACCGGTCGAGCTGGTGGAGATCACCACGTACGGCGACACCTCGCGGGAGAACCTCGCGCAGATCGGCGGCACGGGCGTCTTCGTCACCGCGCTGCGGGACGCGCTGCTGCGCGGCGAGGTCGACTTCGCCGTGCACTCCCTCAAGGACCTGCCGACCGGGCAGCCCGACGACCTCACGCTGGCCGCCGTGCCGGTCCGGGAGGATCCGAGGGACGTCCTGGTCGCGCGGGACGGACTGCGGCTCGACCAACTGCCCCCGGACGCCCGGGTCGGTACGGGGTCGCCGCGGCGGGCGGCGCAGCTCAACGCGTACGCGCGCAACCACGGCCTGTCCATAAGGACGGCGCCGATCCGCGGGAACATCGACACCCGCCTCGAACACGTCCGCAGCGGGGAGTTCGACGCCGTCGTGCTCGCCGCCGCGGGGCTCCACCGGATCGGCAGGATCGGTGAGGTGACCGAGTTCCTGTCGGTCGACACCGTGCTGCCCGCCCCCGGTCAGGGGGCCCTGGCAGTGGAGTGCGCCGCGGTCAACGTGGACCTCGCCGCTGTGCTCGCCGGGCTCGACGATCCGCGGTCGCGGGTCGCCGTGACCGCCGAGCGATCCCTGCTCGCCGCCCTGGAGGCCGGTTGCAGCGCACCTGTGGGTGCCCTGGCCGACCTGCTGGCCGAGGAGCAGGTTGTCAACGAAATGCGCCTGCGCGGCGTCGTCGGCACGACCGACGGCTCGACGTTGGTGCAGCTGTCCACCACCGGTCCCGTACCCACATCGCACGGGGATGCCATCGCGCTCGGTCGCGAACTCGCGTCCGACATGCTTGCCAAGGGTGCGGCCGGTCTTATGG
- a CDS encoding redox-sensing transcriptional repressor Rex, which yields MATGRTHRPATRSRGIPEATVARLPLYLRALTALSERSVPTVSSEELATAAGVNSAKLRKDFSYLGSYGTRGVGYDVEYLVYQISRELGLTQDWPVVIVGIGNLGAALANYGGFASRGFRVAALIDADPEMAGKPVAGIPVQHTDELEKIISDNGVSIGVIATPAGAAQQVCERLVAAGVTSILNFAPTVLSVPDGVDVRKVDLSIELQILAFHEQRKAGEEAAAEAALPAGERALPADAPRDTAPPGAAGRKGPEGDVPAVMPA from the coding sequence GTGGCAACTGGCCGAACTCACCGACCGGCGACCCGTAGCCGAGGAATCCCCGAGGCCACCGTCGCCCGGCTTCCCCTGTATCTGCGGGCTCTGACCGCTCTGTCCGAGCGGTCCGTACCCACTGTCTCCTCCGAGGAACTGGCGACCGCGGCCGGGGTCAACTCCGCGAAGCTGCGCAAGGACTTCTCCTACCTCGGTTCGTACGGGACGCGGGGGGTGGGCTACGACGTCGAGTACCTCGTCTACCAGATCTCCCGCGAGCTGGGCCTGACGCAGGACTGGCCGGTCGTGATCGTCGGAATCGGTAACCTCGGCGCCGCGCTCGCCAACTACGGCGGGTTCGCGTCCCGCGGGTTCCGGGTCGCCGCGCTGATAGACGCGGACCCTGAGATGGCCGGGAAGCCGGTCGCCGGGATCCCCGTCCAGCACACGGACGAGCTGGAGAAGATCATCAGCGACAACGGTGTCTCGATCGGGGTCATCGCGACCCCCGCGGGCGCCGCCCAGCAGGTCTGCGAGCGGCTCGTCGCCGCCGGGGTGACCTCGATCCTCAACTTCGCGCCGACGGTGCTGTCCGTGCCGGACGGCGTGGACGTCCGCAAGGTCGACCTCTCCATCGAGCTCCAGATCCTCGCCTTCCACGAGCAGCGCAAGGCCGGCGAGGAAGCCGCGGCCGAGGCCGCCCTGCCGGCCGGCGAGCGCGCGCTGCCCGCCGACGCCCCCCGGGACACCGCCCCGCCGGGCGCCGCCGGCAGGAAGGGACCCGAGGGGGACGTACCGGCGGTGATGCCCGCATGA